Genomic segment of Geminocystis herdmanii PCC 6308:
TTTTAGTTGCTAATGCTCTATTTTGGTTTGATAAATATCACATTGACGGAATTAGAGTTGATGCAGTAGCTTCCATGCTTTATCTGGATTACGATCGAGAAGATGGAGAATGGGTAACGAATCAATACGGCGGTAGAGAAAACATCGAAGCGGTAGAATTTTTGCGCCAAGTAAATGGTACTATCTTTAATTACTTCCCCGGTATCCTTTCCATCGCCGAAGAATCCACCTCATGGGCAATGGTATCTCGTCCCCCTTATATGGGAGGTTTAGGCTTCAACATGAAATGGAACATGGGTTGGATGCACGATATGCTAGATTATTTCAGCATGGATCCTTGGTTTCGTCAATTTCACCAAAACAGCATTACCTTCAGTATGTGGTATCATCATAGCGAAAACTATATGTTAGCCCTTTCCCACGATGAAATTGTTCACGGTAAGAGTAACATGATCGGCAAAATGCCGGGGGATGAATGGCAAAAATTCGCTAATCTACGGAGTGTGTTCGGTTATATGTTCGCCCACCCGGGCAAAAAAACCATGTTTATGAGCATGGAATTTGGACAATGGAGTGAGTGGAATGTGTGGACAGATTTAGAATGGCACTTACTAGAATACGAAAAACATCAACAACTCAAAAAATTCTTTGCTGACATTAACACCCTCTATAAAAACGAACCTGCGTTGTATGAGTTAGATTTTGAGGAAGAAGGTTTCCAGTGGATTGATTGTAGTGATAATCGTCATAGTGTGGTTGCCTTTTTGCGTCGTGCCAAAAATGGTGAATTTATCGTTATCGTTTGTAACTTTACTCCCCAACCCCATAGCCATTATCGTATCGGCGTACCTCAAGAGGGTTTTTACACAGAAATCTTTAACAGCGATTCCCGTGACTATGGCGGTAGCAACATGGGTAATTTAGGCGGTAAATGGACAGAAAAATGGTACTTCCATAACTATCCTGATTCCCTTGATTTGTGTTTACCTCCCCTTGGTGTGTTAATGCTTAAACTCGATTCAAAAATCACTAATTCGATCGAATCTGACAGCTAAAGATAAAATAGTGAAATCTCAGTATAATAATTTTAGGGAAGAACAAATGAACCTTAAAATTATTGTTATCGATCGAACAGCATGAAATCTAATCAACCACAACCACTAGGATCAGTGATTCAAGGCTCTTTAAGCGAAGGTTTAGAGGTAAGATTACACTCGGATATATCAGTAGAAGATATGAGGGTAGGAAAATTTTTAGTAGTACAAGGAACTCGATCGAGATTTTTCTGTCTGTTAACGGATGTGTCGTTAGGTACTTCTAACCCTCGTATCTTTACCCATCCTCCCGATCCTAGTGATAGTTTCTGGTTAGACATCTTAGCAGGTAGTGACACCTACGGCACGATCGAAATTGCCCCCATGTTAATGTTAACCTTGACAAATGATGAAAAATATGTTAATGATTTTGATAATATTCCCTCTTTAAATGGCATAGAAACAGAATTACAACTATTACCCGTAAAAACCATTCCTAGTCATTTTAGTCAGGTTTACGAGTCCACAGAAAAAGATTTTCGATCGGTGTTTGGGTGGGAAAATGATCCTCATAAGTGTAATTTTGCCATTGGGCAACCCTTAGATATGGAAGTGCCTGTGTGTATGGATTTAGGGCGTTTTGTGGAACGAAGTAACGGTATTTTCGGCAAATCTGGTACTGGAAAATCATTTTTAACACGGTTGTTAATTTCAGGCATTATTCACAAAGAAGCCGCCGTTAATCTCATGTTTGATATGCACTCCGAATATGGTTGGGCTGCCGTGAGTGAAGGGAAACAATTTAGTATGGTAAAGGGTTTAAAACAGCTTTTTCATCATCGAGTGGAAATTTATACCCTTGATGCCGAATCCACTAATCGCCGAGGTGTACCCCATGCCCACGAATTGTATTTAAGTTATGATCAAATCGAAATTGAAGATTTAAGATTGATTGCCAGAGAATTAAACCTCTCGGAAGCGAGTTTAGATAATGCTAATGTTTTGGCTTCGGAATACGGCAGAGATTGGATTTATCAACTCTTAAACATGACAAATGAGGAAATTCAGGTATTTTGTAACGAAAAACAAGGACATCAAGGCTCAATTATGGCACTACAAAGAAAATTGAAACGTCTTGAGAGTCTTAAATATATGCGATCGGCTTGTCCTCATAATTATATCAAGGAAATCCTCGATCTTTTAGACGGGGGAAAACACGTTGTCATTGAATTTGGCTCTCAAGGCAATATGCTTTCTTATATGTTGGTTACAAATATGATTACTCGCCGTATCCATAACGCCTATGTGAAAAAAGCAGAGAAATTCTTACAAACTCAAAATATTCTCGATCGACCGAAACAATTAGTCATTACCATAGAAGAAGCTCATCGTTTTCTCGATTCTAAAATTGTCAATCAAACTATCTTCGGTACGATCGCACGGGAAATGCGCAAATATTTTGTAACTCTTTTGATTGTAGATCAAAGACCATCAGGCATTGATAACGAAGTAATGTCTCAAGTAGGCACAAGAATAACTTGCCTTCTCAACGATGAAAAAGACATAGACGCAATATTTACTGGCGTTTCTGGTGCTAGTGGATTACGATCGGTATTAGCCAAACTCGACTCCAAACAACAGGCTTTAGTATTAGGTCATGCTGTACCCATGCCTGTAGTTGTTCGTACTAGACCCTATGATAATGCTTTTTATACAGAAATCGGAGATACAGATTGGCAACAAAAAAGCGATGAAGAAGTTTTTCGAGTCGCCGAAAACAACCTTTCTGATTTATTTTAGTTACTTAGGGTTTGCTGAATAAATCAGAAAGCTATTAAAATCAAGACTTGGGGCATCGTTAAGTTAATAAAAAAGTGCGTAGTTTTAGGAATTTTTGCTCAAAAAGCAGGGTAGTATTATACCTGAGTGAACTATAAAATTATTGGTGAGAACTGACTTGGAAGACAGGCAGACAGGCAGACAGGGGGATTATATTTCTTGTGAATCAATAAAATTCTCTCAAAAATGTACAAATATTGAAAATTTTTCTTCCTGTCCACTTGTCCACTTGTCCTCCTGTCTAGTTTTCATCATTTTCTTTATGTCGAACTGAGGTTACTTATGGGCTTACTTTCGATTATAAACCACTTTTGTAATTCTTCTTCGTTTATTGTGCCACTGGCTAAGGCTTGAATTATGTTTACTACTTCTATTTCTGAGGCGATAAATTGATAACCATTGAGCATTAAAAAGGTTATTCCAGCAATAAAACCAGTTCTTTTATTAGCATCGATAAAGGGATGATTTTTGACTATGCTAAAGGTATAACGACAGGCTAAGGAGGGAATATCAATAACTTGATTGTAGTAATATTGATTTTGTGGACGGACTAAAGCTGATTCTAGCAAACCTTTATCCCTTAAACCATTTGCTCCTCCATATTCGCTGATTTGTTCTTGGTGGATGGCGATCGCCAAAGAAACTGACAACCAATGAATATTCATTTGGCTAACTCTCGTAAGGCATTGCGATATTGTTTCATTACTTTTCGTGCGGTGTCCATTTCTTTTTCAAATTCGGGATTATAGGGAGTAATTTCAAAGCCATTTGGGGTAGGAGTGAGATAGAGATTATCACCTTTTTCTATGTGCATTTTGGCTAATATTTCTTTGGGTAAAACAACCCCAGTGGAGTTACCGACGGTAGTTACTTTTAATTTAAACATTGTCTTATCAAAAATTTGTTATAACTAATATTATAATATTTGGCGAATAAATTATGCCACAAATAACGATCGAGAGTAGTCTCCTTAAGTTTTCAGCCGTTTAAAGTATAATCAACATTTATGGATTTTGAGGATTTTATCATGAACCGCCTATTTCAATGGGAGTAATGTTTTAATTCTCAATTCTCAATTTTCAATTCTCCATTAATTATGACTTATTCTTCT
This window contains:
- a CDS encoding type II toxin-antitoxin system death-on-curing family toxin codes for the protein MNIHWLSVSLAIAIHQEQISEYGGANGLRDKGLLESALVRPQNQYYYNQVIDIPSLACRYTFSIVKNHPFIDANKRTGFIAGITFLMLNGYQFIASEIEVVNIIQALASGTINEEELQKWFIIESKPISNLSST
- a CDS encoding helicase HerA domain-containing protein, whose translation is MKSNQPQPLGSVIQGSLSEGLEVRLHSDISVEDMRVGKFLVVQGTRSRFFCLLTDVSLGTSNPRIFTHPPDPSDSFWLDILAGSDTYGTIEIAPMLMLTLTNDEKYVNDFDNIPSLNGIETELQLLPVKTIPSHFSQVYESTEKDFRSVFGWENDPHKCNFAIGQPLDMEVPVCMDLGRFVERSNGIFGKSGTGKSFLTRLLISGIIHKEAAVNLMFDMHSEYGWAAVSEGKQFSMVKGLKQLFHHRVEIYTLDAESTNRRGVPHAHELYLSYDQIEIEDLRLIARELNLSEASLDNANVLASEYGRDWIYQLLNMTNEEIQVFCNEKQGHQGSIMALQRKLKRLESLKYMRSACPHNYIKEILDLLDGGKHVVIEFGSQGNMLSYMLVTNMITRRIHNAYVKKAEKFLQTQNILDRPKQLVITIEEAHRFLDSKIVNQTIFGTIAREMRKYFVTLLIVDQRPSGIDNEVMSQVGTRITCLLNDEKDIDAIFTGVSGASGLRSVLAKLDSKQQALVLGHAVPMPVVVRTRPYDNAFYTEIGDTDWQQKSDEEVFRVAENNLSDLF
- a CDS encoding AbrB/MazE/SpoVT family DNA-binding domain-containing protein; this encodes MFKLKVTTVGNSTGVVLPKEILAKMHIEKGDNLYLTPTPNGFEITPYNPEFEKEMDTARKVMKQYRNALRELAK